In Centropristis striata isolate RG_2023a ecotype Rhode Island chromosome 15, C.striata_1.0, whole genome shotgun sequence, a genomic segment contains:
- the LOC131986305 gene encoding serine/threonine-protein kinase PAK 3 isoform X1, with amino-acid sequence MSDSVDIEEKPPAPPLRMNSSSRDSSSLNHASKPLPMAPEEKNKKVRLRSIFPGGDKTNKKKEKERPEISLPSDFEHTIHVGFDAVTGEFTGIPEQWARLLQTSNITKLEQKKNPQAVLDVLKFYDSKETVNNQKYMSFTSGDKSAHGYIAANTLNRLLSSGPPVSLRTCSALFDKGAKTSSSEPPIAPPVSEEEDEEEEEEEEEEEEEDDDDEMPPVIAPRPEHTKSIYTRSVLEPKPPAPVKEVVTPPESQVQPENTSNTMYRHTDRQRKKSKMTDEEILERLRSIVSVGDPKKKYTRFEKIGQGASGTVYTAIDIATGQEVAIKQMNLQQQPKKELIINEILVMRENKNSNIVNYLDSYLVGDELWVVMEYLAGGSLTDVVTETCMDEGQIAAVCRECLQALDFLHSNQVIHRDIKSDNILLGMDGSVKLTDFGFCAQITPEQNKRSTMVGTPYWMAPEVVTRKAYGPKVDIWSLGIMAIEMVEGEPPYLNENPLRALYLIATNGTPELQNPERLSSVFRDFLNRCLEMDVDRRGSAKELLQHSFLKLAKPLSSLTPLIVAAKEAIKNSSR; translated from the exons ATGTCTGATAGTGTCGATATTGAAGAGAAACCACCAGCCCCCCCCTTGAGAATGAACAGTAGTTCCCGAGACTCTTCATCATTGAATCACGCCTCTAAACCGCTTCCAATGGCTCCTGAAGAGAAGAACAAGAAAGTCCGTCTGCGCTCCATCTTCCCCGGGGGAGATAAGA CAaacaagaagaaggagaaggaacgTCCTGAGATATCCCTACCCTCAGACTTTGAACACACCATTCATGTTGGCTTTGATGCTGTAACGGGAGAATTCACA ggCATCCCGGAGCAATGGGCCCGGCTCCTACAGACCTCGAACATCACCAAGCTGGAGCAGAAGAAGAACCCGCAGGCCGTGTTGGACGTCCTAAAGTTCTACGACTCCAAAGAGACGGTCAACAACCAGAAATACATGAGCTTCACCTCGGGAG ACAAGTCGGCACATGGGTACATAGCAGCAAACACTCTG AACCGACTGCTGTCCTCTGGGCCTCCTGTCAGCCTTAGAACCTGCAGCGCATTATTTGACAAG GGTGCCAAGACATCATCGTCAGAGCCCCCGATCGCTCCACCTGTGtcagaagaggaggatgaggaagaggaagaagaggaggaggaggaggaggaagaggacgatGACGACGAGATGCCTCCAGTCATCGCACCTCGGCCCGAGCACACCAAATCT ATCTACACGCGCTCTGTCTTGGAGCCGAAGCCTCCCGCCCCTGTGAAAGAAGTCGTGACTCCACCGGAGTCGCAGGTCCAGCCGGAGAACACGTCCAACACAATGTATCGCCACACTGACCGCCAGAGGAAGAAGTCCAAAATGACAGATGAGGAAATTCTGGAGAGACTCA GGAGTATTGTGAGCGTGGGGGATCCCAAGAAGAAGTACACACGATTCGAGAAAATAGGACAAGG AGCGTCCGGCACTGTGTACACTGCCATCGACATCGCCACCGGCCAAGAG GTGGCCATCAAGCAGAtgaacctgcagcagcagcccaAGAAAGAGCTGATCATCAACGAGATCCTCGTGATGAGGGAAAACAAAAACTCCAATATAGTGAACTACCTGGACAG tTACTTGGTAGGAGATGAGCTATGGGTGGTGATGGAGTATCTGGCCGGTGGCTCGCTGACAGATGTAGTGACTGAGACCTGCATGGACGAGGGCCAGATTGCTGCAGTCTGCAGAGAG tGTCTTCAAGCCCTGGATTTCCTACACTCCAACCAGGTGATCCATAGAGATATAAAAAGTGACAACATCCTCTTGGGCATGGACGGCTCCGTCAAGCTCA ccgaCTTCGGCTTCTGTGCCCAGATCACTCCGGAGCAGAACAAGCGCAGCACGATGGTGGGAACACCCTACTGGATGGCACCGGAGGTGGTGACTCGGAAGGCTTACGGCCCAAAAGTGGATATCTGGTCTCTAGGGATCATGGCGATAGAGATGGTGGAGGGAGAACCGCCCTACCTGAACGAGAATCCACTCAGG GCGCTGTACCTGATAGCTACCAACGggactccagagctgcagaaccCCGAGAGGCTGTCGTCTGTGTTCAGAGACTTCCTCAACCGCTGTCTGGAGATGGATGTGGACCGCAGAGGCTCTGCAAAGGAGCTGCTCCAG cattCCTTCCTCAAGCTGGCAAAGCCTCTATCCAGCCTGACGCCTCTGATTGTAGCTGCGAAGGAAGCCATAAAGAACAGCAGTCGCTAG
- the LOC131986305 gene encoding serine/threonine-protein kinase PAK 3 isoform X2, translating to MSDSVDIEEKPPAPPLRMNSSSRDSSSLNHASKPLPMAPEEKNKKVRLRSIFPGGDKTNKKKEKERPEISLPSDFEHTIHVGFDAVTGEFTGIPEQWARLLQTSNITKLEQKKNPQAVLDVLKFYDSKETVNNQKYMSFTSGDKSAHGYIAANTLGAKTSSSEPPIAPPVSEEEDEEEEEEEEEEEEEDDDDEMPPVIAPRPEHTKSIYTRSVLEPKPPAPVKEVVTPPESQVQPENTSNTMYRHTDRQRKKSKMTDEEILERLRSIVSVGDPKKKYTRFEKIGQGASGTVYTAIDIATGQEVAIKQMNLQQQPKKELIINEILVMRENKNSNIVNYLDSYLVGDELWVVMEYLAGGSLTDVVTETCMDEGQIAAVCRECLQALDFLHSNQVIHRDIKSDNILLGMDGSVKLTDFGFCAQITPEQNKRSTMVGTPYWMAPEVVTRKAYGPKVDIWSLGIMAIEMVEGEPPYLNENPLRALYLIATNGTPELQNPERLSSVFRDFLNRCLEMDVDRRGSAKELLQHSFLKLAKPLSSLTPLIVAAKEAIKNSSR from the exons ATGTCTGATAGTGTCGATATTGAAGAGAAACCACCAGCCCCCCCCTTGAGAATGAACAGTAGTTCCCGAGACTCTTCATCATTGAATCACGCCTCTAAACCGCTTCCAATGGCTCCTGAAGAGAAGAACAAGAAAGTCCGTCTGCGCTCCATCTTCCCCGGGGGAGATAAGA CAaacaagaagaaggagaaggaacgTCCTGAGATATCCCTACCCTCAGACTTTGAACACACCATTCATGTTGGCTTTGATGCTGTAACGGGAGAATTCACA ggCATCCCGGAGCAATGGGCCCGGCTCCTACAGACCTCGAACATCACCAAGCTGGAGCAGAAGAAGAACCCGCAGGCCGTGTTGGACGTCCTAAAGTTCTACGACTCCAAAGAGACGGTCAACAACCAGAAATACATGAGCTTCACCTCGGGAG ACAAGTCGGCACATGGGTACATAGCAGCAAACACTCTG GGTGCCAAGACATCATCGTCAGAGCCCCCGATCGCTCCACCTGTGtcagaagaggaggatgaggaagaggaagaagaggaggaggaggaggaggaagaggacgatGACGACGAGATGCCTCCAGTCATCGCACCTCGGCCCGAGCACACCAAATCT ATCTACACGCGCTCTGTCTTGGAGCCGAAGCCTCCCGCCCCTGTGAAAGAAGTCGTGACTCCACCGGAGTCGCAGGTCCAGCCGGAGAACACGTCCAACACAATGTATCGCCACACTGACCGCCAGAGGAAGAAGTCCAAAATGACAGATGAGGAAATTCTGGAGAGACTCA GGAGTATTGTGAGCGTGGGGGATCCCAAGAAGAAGTACACACGATTCGAGAAAATAGGACAAGG AGCGTCCGGCACTGTGTACACTGCCATCGACATCGCCACCGGCCAAGAG GTGGCCATCAAGCAGAtgaacctgcagcagcagcccaAGAAAGAGCTGATCATCAACGAGATCCTCGTGATGAGGGAAAACAAAAACTCCAATATAGTGAACTACCTGGACAG tTACTTGGTAGGAGATGAGCTATGGGTGGTGATGGAGTATCTGGCCGGTGGCTCGCTGACAGATGTAGTGACTGAGACCTGCATGGACGAGGGCCAGATTGCTGCAGTCTGCAGAGAG tGTCTTCAAGCCCTGGATTTCCTACACTCCAACCAGGTGATCCATAGAGATATAAAAAGTGACAACATCCTCTTGGGCATGGACGGCTCCGTCAAGCTCA ccgaCTTCGGCTTCTGTGCCCAGATCACTCCGGAGCAGAACAAGCGCAGCACGATGGTGGGAACACCCTACTGGATGGCACCGGAGGTGGTGACTCGGAAGGCTTACGGCCCAAAAGTGGATATCTGGTCTCTAGGGATCATGGCGATAGAGATGGTGGAGGGAGAACCGCCCTACCTGAACGAGAATCCACTCAGG GCGCTGTACCTGATAGCTACCAACGggactccagagctgcagaaccCCGAGAGGCTGTCGTCTGTGTTCAGAGACTTCCTCAACCGCTGTCTGGAGATGGATGTGGACCGCAGAGGCTCTGCAAAGGAGCTGCTCCAG cattCCTTCCTCAAGCTGGCAAAGCCTCTATCCAGCCTGACGCCTCTGATTGTAGCTGCGAAGGAAGCCATAAAGAACAGCAGTCGCTAG